The following nucleotide sequence is from Cercospora beticola chromosome 2, complete sequence.
GAGGCAAGTTCCAGGCAGAGCACGCACGAGCGGGGGTCGTCGTCGGTCAAGTCACGCTGGACGACTGGCGCGGGCTTTGGGCACTGAACGTCGAGGTTGAGTGGGGTGTCAGCGCAGAAGAGGTTGCAATCCTTGACCTTGGTCTGTCGTCTTGTCAGTGTCAAATGCAAAAGCAGGCAGCGTCTGACTCACGCTGAAGCCAGGCTCCTGGCAGAGGCACTCGAAGTTGAAGTTGGGGTCCGACGGATCGCCGGCGCAGCCCAAGTTCAACTCGGCATCCTGAAGGCAGACGGCGCAGCCTACTACGTGTCAGTCATGATGCGACGGTCTGGGTGGGAGGTTTGCTGACCATATGGGCCGCGAGCGGCGATCGTGTCTTGCTCCTTGGCTGCTGGATTGTCCCAGATGCAAGTGAGATCTTTGGCGAAGCTGATTCCCTTGCACGCGTTGTTGCAGCCCTTTGCGAAATGGGCATTTTCCGGGCTGCAGAAGCACTCTGGATCCCGCTTGGGCTTGTTTGGGCAGCCAGTCTGACTGTCGAGGTCTTGAAGGCAAAGCACGCAATCTGCAAACTGTTAGTACACTCGAAGAGGAGTCAGGTTAGAGCTAAACATACTCAAGTAAGGGTTCTGCGGTGGAACGAGCACCGTCGCAGTGGCGGTGAGGGCCACCGCGGCGAGGTCAACGACGGCAAGACGCAtgccggcggtggtggcagtCAGTGAGTGATACTTAGTATTGTCGATGCTAAGTATTGTTGTGTTGTGCTGCGAATGTTTGCGTAACGAGTGAACCGGCTGTCGATGTTGGACGAGAGAAGGTTTGCGTTGCAGCAGAGAAAGGAATTTGGTGTTTACTGTGCGCGTTCGAAGCTTTGGCCAAAAGCAAACATGAGCTGCATGAGTTGAGCTTCACTTGCAACGGCTGACGTTGAAGTGGCAAGCACGCGCTGTGGTGCGGCAAAAGTAAAAGTCTTCACTTACACTGAAGGTCAATCTGCATTAGCTCTGGCgatctactctattactgcACCCCACGCGTGCTCACGAGTCATCCGTGTGCACTGATGGTGTCGAAGTTGACAGGCCTCTGTCAGCTGCGAGGAGACGAAAAGAGGTTGTGCTCCATTTATTGGTCGTAGGCTGTGGTCGCACATAGCCCAAGGACATGGTATCGGTCGCCTTCGAACGGCATCACTTGTAACGTGCGCCAACGCCCTTGGTGGGCTCGCCTGAATCGCGGGCAACCATGCTGCAATAAGTGCTGGGGGTCGAAGTGCCAAGCAAAGTGAGGGAAAGCCCGTGAAAGATGCTTAACAGGCCAGGAACGTGCCCGGAGGTGTGGTGAAGTCGTGAAGTCTACCTCCTCACTCCGTCCACTCGTAGCCTTATCGGCAAGCCATAACTAATAGAAGAGCAGTTCGATCTTGCCGTCTCCGCTGCCGTACCTCTCCTTGAACTCTTTCCTCGTGAGCAGGTTCACGAGCGGGATCTGCAGCTCCTTCATATCCAGCACGCCTCTCTTCTTTTGATCGATATGGCTGGCGTCGACGACAATACGATCTAGCTTGATAGCAGACAATGCACCGTCGTCCAGCAGATCCATGATCCGCTGCGGCGTCCCGACACCGATGTTGATTCTGTCCTTCTTCAACTGTTGAACAGCTTCCTCCATCTTGATATGCTTCGCAAACAATTTCGCAACTTTCGCGTCTTTGGTCTGGAACTTCCGTAGTGCCCTGGTCAAGTCTGCAGCGCGCAGTCCGGCGCCCGTGACCACCAGCGTGTGGGGCGAgcccttctccttcggcgACCAACTCACGCCGTCGCCTTTGCTTCCTTTCTTCCCGCTCTTCTTCACGGCAAAGTGCTCCAGGAACTCGGGCAAGTTCTCCGTCACTCTATCTTTATCAAAGCTCGTGCTGTCCGCTATACTCGACTCTGACAACCTCCAATCCTCTGCTTCTACCAAGCTCAAGTCTGGCTGGAATCGCTTGGTCCTCTGAGCAAGGTGGTCTGCCATGAGTCGGCTGTCCATTTGTGCAATCGCTGTGTTTATGCCCTTCTCTGCATCCAGAGTCGAGTCGTCTATGTCTTgtggcttcttcgccttccgcctcgccttcctcgctgctttcttcgcttctgcatcgtcttcggTCTCGCGTTTTCGCTTGTTCGATTTGGATTTGGCTGGCGCGGGGGAGTCGGAGTCGGAGATGGGCTCGATTAGAGGCACGCCGGCCTGATCTTCTGAATCGGACATTGTGCTTGTGTAATGTACTTGATGTTGGGAAAAAGTTGAACTGTAgagagcagaagtcgagTCGCAAATGTCCCAGATAGGCAAATTAGCCGGCCTTGGCACATATCGATGTCAGGTCTACTCTGGCCAGCTCATTGCCGTTCAGCGCACACTACGGAGACATCTCCATCATGGCAAACGagcaggcggaggagaagggcACTGGCTCTCAATTGGAGTCGCTATCATCTCTGTATAGCCAGCTTGATACGCTCTGGGCGCAATACCTTGACCTGGTGGACGATTACATTACTGCTCAGGCTGCTATCAAGGAGCATATGTCATCGGGATTCTTCTCACTCGCACAAGCCAACTTCAAGTCATCTCGCGGAAGATACGGGCAAGATTATTATGATGAAAGGGCCGTTGCGACTACACGCACCATTGTGGAAGCCCAGGACCAGGGCATTTCTATGAGAGTCGTGAAGAATGCAGTAGCAGTCGAAGCATCGTCCACATCAAAAGCCACGAGTGATGGAAGCGAGGAACAAGGCCTTCCAGATAAGCAAAGCGAAGAGTCCACGGAAAAGTCTCACCCTGCGGACTACCCCACCCCGGCTGCCACTCCTGAGCCAGAAGGCAAACAAGAGCCATTGAATGTCAGGAATGCAACTCTTCAAGAAACTCGGAAACCAGGAGTTAAGATGAATTCAAGTGAGAATGTATCAGAAATTCAGACTGCGAAGCCCAAGATTGATCCTCGGGATCCCATCCGCTGGTTCGGGATTCTAGTTCCTCCGACTTTACGACAAGCACAGGCGTCTTTCAACAGTGCCTTATTGGACAGTCAGAGCTTGTCAAAGGCACTGAATGGCTCGCGGAGGATGAGAGAGGTGGAGGCCGAAATCAGGAAGCTGAGAAAGATTATTaagaaggctgagaagaCGATTGAATCCAGCGCTCAATTGCCGGTTCAAGACGAAGTACAAGCTTCTTCGTGAGCAGAGAATGATGTGTTAGGGTTCTCGTTGGTCGTCATGTCGACAGCCGCTGCATCAAAGCCCGCAACAAAATTTCAACCCACACCGTCCCTTTCTGGTGCACATACGATGGAGTACGATCGATGTACCACTCTTGAAGACTGAAAGAAACCTGAAGATGCTCAATATCAGCGCAATCGGCGTTCTGGTCCCGGCTGTTCACCAAAAAATGCAAAAAGTGAAATTTTCAATGTTGAAGGCTGCAGGATTCGCTGGTATACTGTTAGCTACCGTTCCGACGTCTTCAGGGACAATCCTGGAGATTACTAACAACCTGCGCTCGCAATGAATTGCCGTCCAATGCTCAGAAGAGACACCTTAAGACAACGCCTTAACCGCTCGGCCAAACCtccttgttgttgatgaataTCCAAACTTGGAGTTGCTTTATGAGATCTCAGCTCAAGCCTACGGCTCATTCAGCATCTTTGCACACAAATTTGCAAGCCGTGGACTTATTTGATCGACGGCTCCACTTCGACCATGGCCCTTCTTCGGACCCTAGCCAGTCCGCGGCCTTGAGGCATTTCAATCAGCCTCGGCGAAGGAGCGACGAACAAATACCAAAGTCCATTCAAAGTTAGTATTCGTTGTCAGATTTGTGCTCGTTGATAATGGGAACCATGCGAGGTATCAAGACATACCATGTTCTGGGCCTTCACTCGCAGAGGTCACGTGAGGTATGCACCGGCCACGCCAAGAGCTCAAGACCTCGCGCCCATCGCAACACCAATCTCATTTACCTCAAACTTATAAAGAAGTCAAATCAGACGTCTTGTGATCGCAAACCATCTTTTCTGTGATACTCAGTGCCACATACTTGCACCCTTTCAACCACGACGAATCGTCGTCGATTATATGGCGCGGATCAAGATCAAACGACGACTAAGTTCCACGACTGCAAGCATTGTTGAGAACAGTACGTTCCGCTATTAATGATATGCCAATTGCGAGATGTTACTGGTCCGAAGTTCCACCACATGCTGCCAGCCACTCAGTGTGAGGCATATTCACTCAAGACACCCGACAAGCTTGCAACGGAATGGGATGTCAGCCATAGGTCGACAGTTCACAGTCCTTGCAGGATCTCATCGCTGCAAGAACTCCTTCAGAGCTGCCACTTAACAATCTGCTCCTCCACAGCTTCCAAGCAATCCTTCACGACGTCAACGACATAATCGTATTCATCGAACGCCTCAGTCTTCTTAATCTGCAATCGAAGCAACGTTGTCCTCGCTGCTATACTCCATGGCCCAGCAACACCTATCGATATGACATGGTCGAGCCATTCACAAGCAGCGCTAGCATAAGCATCGCAAGCTGCATAGGAGATATCGTAGAGCCGGGTGGTGAAGTATTTGAGTGCAGTGTTGTAATCCCATAGCACTTCGTTGCGGATGAATGCTGATACGTGAAGGATGGGATGCTCGATCGAGGCCGCACAACGGAAGTCGTATATTCGATAATAAGCGATGAGAAGGAATAGATAGATGATGAGGCGTAGCTCGGGAGGTATTCCGAGTAGCTGGAGACGCTGTGCGGCCTGATCGATTTATTAGCACGCGGCCTCGTTGCGATTCCTTACTTGACCTATACCCACCTGCGAAATTTCCTTCTTCGGCACTTTCACCACGCGCCCGCTTCGCAACTTCATCGTCGTGCTCCGCCTTCGGTTTGCGCAATCTCTGTACGGCAACGGATGTAAAACCGCAAATAATGGCGATCATGAACACGTGCATGTTCACGAGACCTCCAGTCAGTATCGATGTGTTATTCGTGTCATGGACCTGTCTCCTTCCAGACGCTCCTCGAGTGACGTCGTGATTCTGAAAGTGTCGTAGGCAGGTGCAGGTGCGACGTTCCTGTAAAGTTCCTTCCAGAATATAACCAGCTTCGGAAGGTGCAGTCTGAGATGGAGACAGTCATGGACGTCAAAATTGCTGGTAACCCAAGAACGCCAGACTCCAAGGAGCCGCTCATGGCGGAAAGCAAAACTGGCAAGTTCTCGAAGCCACACCTGAAATGTTGATGCATATGTTGCGTCCGTATCGCAATGCAGACTGATCGTGGATTACTAGTCACTGTCATCGAGGCGAAGGCCGTGGTGCTCGTCTGCTTTGCTGCATGTCCCTTTCTGCGCAAAGCACTTCGAGCCTTAGAGCTACTCAGGCATGAGTCAGCGCCACTCGTGCCCACCAAAGTATGGGTACATCCACATTGATCCCGCACCACTACCCACGAGAGAGCACCATGTTCtgccctcttcctcgcctcgaCCAAGACTGCGCCTCATGGATGATCCAGATTCCACCAGAGAATCTACCACATAAACAGCAGTTCACGTCGTCCTATGTAAGTCTCAAATCCTTGGAGCCTGTCCCTAGTCACACAGCGGTATACTCTGGTGTTCTATGCGTGCAATCACGACTGCCTGCATTCTGCTCGGGTTGCGAAGTCCGGGTATGAAGATGTCGAACGACTCTTCAAATGGTTCTCCAGCTTGGCCGCGAACCAGCTTGCACGATATGCTGCTTATAAGATGCTGAATCTCGGTTCACAGAGACCTATCAGCATCCAAAATGAAAGCGCGTATGTATCGAGTCCGTACTTGCAGCCGTCGGGTTCCGAAACCGAGATTCTACTGTTGTTCACATGGTTGGGCGAAAATGACCACGTCGTCAACCACAGCACGGTGTCAAAGAGACGTGGGAGCGGTTACTGAGGCTCGTTTGTCCGGATGATGTGCTTCCAGTGAAGTGcgcggcggcgacggcgacgcaTGCAGACCTTCATTGCTGGGAGATTTCGAGCCTTTGCAA
It contains:
- a CDS encoding uncharacterized protein (antiSMASH:Cluster_6~BUSCO:EOG09264KTU) produces the protein MSDSEDQAGVPLIEPISDSDSPAPAKSKSNKRKRETEDDAEAKKAARKARRKAKKPQDIDDSTLDAEKGINTAIAQMDSRLMADHLAQRTKRFQPDLSLVEAEDWRLSESSIADSTSFDKDRVTENLPEFLEHFAVKKSGKKGSKGDGVSWSPKEKGSPHTLVVTGAGLRAADLTRALRKFQTKDAKVAKLFAKHIKMEEAVQQLKKDRINIGVGTPQRIMDLLDDGALSAIKLDRIVVDASHIDQKKRGVLDMKELQIPLVNLLTRKEFKERYGSGDGKIELLFY
- a CDS encoding uncharacterized protein (antiSMASH:Cluster_6); this encodes MANEQAEEKGTGSQLESLSSLYSQLDTLWAQYLDLVDDYITAQAAIKEHMSSGFFSLAQANFKSSRGRYGQDYYDERAVATTRTIVEAQDQGISMRVVKNAVAVEASSTSKATSDGSEEQGLPDKQSEESTEKSHPADYPTPAATPEPEGKQEPLNVRNATLQETRKPGVKMNSSENVSEIQTAKPKIDPRDPIRWFGILVPPTLRQAQASFNSALLDSQSLSKALNGSRRMREVEAEIRKLRKIIKKAEKTIESSAQLPVQDEVQASS
- a CDS encoding uncharacterized protein (antiSMASH:Cluster_6), with the protein product MKLRSGRVVKVPKKEISQAAQRLQLLGIPPELRLIIYLFLLIAYYRIYDFRCAASIEHPILHVSAFIRNEVLWDYNTALKYFTTRLYDISYAACDAYASAACEWLDHVISIGVAGPWSIAARTTLLRLQIKKTEAFDEYDYVVDVVKDCLEAVEEQIVKWQL